The genomic stretch AGAGTAGGTGTGTGTTCGCCAGGCGAAGGCCTGCAGCCAGGGACGAAGCACTACGCCAGTTCCCGCTGTCACCTTCTGAAAGAGCTCCATAGATTCACCAATAAAGTGCTCCGGAGCGTCCCCGGGATGGGCGTAGCCATCCATGCCAAAAAAATGCGAGGGATAGATCATGGGCGAGAGCACGTCGCAGTAGCGGGCCATGGCTGGGATATCCTGTCCGGTATGCGCGAGATCAATTGGGCGTTGCCAGGCCATAATGCCGAAGACGTCGAGGGAGAGTAGAACCCCATCAGCATGAAGCTTGCTATAGGCGTCGTTCAGGAAGTGGGCAATCACGTCAGAGCGATGCCATTGCGGATGCTCAGTCTGGAACTGAAATTTGGCATCCTTCTGCTCCCCCTCGGCCGGGAAGCGCACGTAGTCAAACTGCACTTCGTCCACCCCGGAAAGTGCCGCCTCATGCGCCAAAGCGATATCGAACTGCTGTACTTGAGGGTTCGAGGGATCGGTCCAGACCAGTTTGCCGTTTTCTCTCCAGGGTTGGCCGGAGCGGCGCGAATGAACCGCCAGCTCGGGGTGGGCTTTCACCAGGCGTTCGTCGCGGAAAATCGCCACCCGGGCGATGCTGTGCATGCCCAAAGAGTGGAAGTAACGTGCCAACTTGGGTAAGTTGCGTATCACTGGCCGGTGGGCCGGGGAGTTCAGCGGGTGGTTAAAGGCGATGTTTACGGTGCCGTCGCTGTCCTTAATATCGAATACAACCGCATTTCCACCCATTTCTCGCCACCGGTTGATCAGGCGCAGACCTTTCGGGCTGGAGGCCATAGCTCCCGTCAAATAAACCGCGCGTACCTCGAAATCCCGGGCGACGGGAATGGATCTCTCCACCACCGGCGAAGGCTCAATGCCGGGAATAACAACGGACTGTCCGGGTTTAAGAGAGTAGCCACGCAGATTTCCATTGGCCTGGCGGATGGCGGTTTCCAGTTCTGCCGAGGTCATGTACGAAGTTTGAGGTAAATAGGTCCGCACCAACAGTCCCAGGCTCTCGCCGCGCTTGGCAACGTGAGCAAAGGGAGCAGAATAGCCGCTGGAAGCGGCATTCGTCGGAGCTGTGGCCACAGGTCTGCCGGCCTCCGCTGACTGCTGCGGCTGAGAGTAGGCCCATACTGACGGAGCGGGTGAAAAATGGTGAAACAGGAACGGCAGGACGAGAACCGCTGCCGCCATCGCGAGTAATGGAAGTAGTTTGCGCAAGTAGGCACCGCACAGAGCTAGATGCTCACACCTATGTTTACCCCGTGCGGGTAGGGACACACAGATTACGCCAGTCCATTAGACGCATGGTATGTCTCTCCGGGATGCGTGGGCATGTGGACAGGGGTGCGCAAAGCTTTTCCGTTAAACAGCGAATATACATCCAAGAGCTGGTTTTCTGGACTGACACTTTTTGTCGTTTATACATCTAAGAGATTTAGTGACAAGGTCTGGAGGAACAGCATCAGAGTATGGAGAGCCACTTGCTAGTGTGGTAAGCCAGCGCGCGCTCGTCCCAGATTGCTATCGCTGGACAGAAAGTAGAACTCCCAGGCGGCCCATATCAAAAGTGGGTCGAGAAATTTATGAGAACCGGTCTTAATACCGCGCTAGATCCTACTCGACGCAGCGGCGATGCCCAAGAATTTGAAGCCTTTCTGCGCCGCAAAATCGTTGGACAGAACGATGCCATAGAAAAAGTGGCGGAAATCTACCAGATGTTTCTGGCGGGTTTGAATGCGCCCGGACGTCCCGTCGGGAACCTGTTGTTTCTCGGTCCCACCGGATCGGGCAAAACCAGGGTGGTGGAAGCGGTGGCCGAGGCACTCTTCGGCGATCCCCGCGCCTGCATAAAGATTGACTGCGCTGAGTTCCAGCACAGCCATGAGATTGCCAAACTTATCGGGTCGCCGCCGGGATATCTAGGGCATCGGGAAACCCATCCTCTGCTGACGCAGGAGGCGCTCAACCAGTGGCATACGGAGAAGCTCAAGGTCTCGTTGCTGCTGTTCGACGAGATTGAAAAGGCGTCCGATGCGTTGTGGCAGTTGCTGCTCGGCATTCTCGATAAAGCGACCCTAACGCTGGGTGACAACCGCCGGGTTGACCTTTCCAATTGCATGATCTTCATGACGTCGAATCTTGGCGCGGGAGAGATGAACGATCTCATGATGGGCGGATTCGGGTTCGCTCAGCAGCCCCGCACCACCGATATGCGGCTGGATGACAAAATCATGCGCACCGCGCAAGAAGCGGCGCGCCGTAAATTCTCGCCCGAATTCATGAACCGGATTGACAAGGTGGTGGTATTCAAGGCGCTCAGGCCAGAGCAGTTGCGGCTCATCTTGGAAATCGAACTGGGCATGGTGCAGCAACGCATATTGATGGCAACGGGCAACAATCAATTCGTGTTCACTTGCACACAGCGGGTGAAGGATTTCTTGCTGGAAGAAGGCACGGACCTCAAGTACGGCGCCAGGCATTTGAAACGGGCCATCGAGCGCAACCTGGTGTTTCCGTTGGCTAATCTGGTCGCCACCGGACAGGTGAAGCTCGGCGATTTTGTGCGGGTTGACATCGCCGAGGGCACGATGACCTTCGTCAAAGAAGCGGAAGGCGCCATGGTTCCGGTGCTGCTGGAAAAATACAGTCCGGAGACAGCCATGCCGGCGGTGGCACGCGCCACTCGCTCAGTGGCAAATCGGCGGGAAGCCGGCGCTCCTTCTTTACTCGATCACAAATAAGTTTTTCTTGGCCAAGCAAATGGGGTGCTCTCGGGCGCCCCTTTTTGTTTACCCGCCATTGTGGGAACCCTGGCCATGCTGCTGACCGAAAACCAACGACCTGCCCGGCAGCAAGCATCTAATCTGACGAGACACTGCTCATATTCAACTTAGAGTGCAAGGTCTGGAGAGCGGCATTCTCCGGAAAGGAAGAGTCATGAAAGAGATCTCACGCCTGCCGCGCTTGCTGGCCCGCAGCGTCCTGCTGCCAATCCTGTTGCTGGCCTTAGCGACCGCAGCGATGGCCCCGTCGGAACCGTTGCTTCATCCCAGCGGCTTTAATCTGTTCTCCAAACAGCAGGACGTACAGCTCGGGCAGCAGAACGCCGCCCAGGTGAAGAAACAGATGCCGGTCCTGCCTGATTCTAGCCCTGTGGTGCAGTACGTTCAGCAAGTGGGGCGGAAGCTTGTCGCCACCATGCCGCAACGGTCATATCCCTACAACTTCCATGTCGTCCAGGAAAAGGACATCAATGCATTCGCGCTGCCGGGCGGACCGATATTCGTGAACCTCGGGACCATCCAGGCTGCCGATAACGAAGCGCAGCTAGCGGGGGTGATGGCGCACGAAATGTCGCACGTGTATCTGCGGCACTCCACCAATATGGCGACGAAGCAGATGCCGGCTGAGATACTGGCCGGACTGGTGGGCAACAGCACACTGGGCAAACTGGCACAGCTGGGAGTGGGAGCATTTTTCTTGAAATACTCGCGCAATGACGAAGCGCAAGCTGATGCGAACGGGGCCCGCATCATGTATAACGCCGGGTACAATCCGGTGGCGATGGCCAATTTTTTCAAGAAGCTCGAGCAGCAAGGTGGGGCAAGCGCCCCGCAGTTCCTCAGCGATCACCCGAACCCGGGAAACCGCGTAGCGGCAGTTTCCAAAGAAATCGCCAGCTTTCCTGCCCGACCGTTTCAGCAGAACACGCCTCAATTTCAACAGGCAAAGCAGCAGTCAATGGGTATTAAAGCATATACAGCGCAAGAGATCCAGGCACGGATGAAGAAGCAGGGAGGCTTATAGCGCGGCGTAGAGAACTCTTCAGCCGCTTTGCTTCAATTCGGTCAGCACTTGCTTGGCCACGGCTTTGAGAGTTTCAAACACGCCCACCCCCTGAAACGCCACAGCTTCAATCACCGGCTCATCCTTCTTGAGCAGGTCCTTTTTCAATGTCTCTACGGGCAGTATGTTGGGAAGGTCGCGCTTGTTGAGCTGCAGAACGTAGGGAATGCGATTGAAATCGTAGCCGTGTTCCTTTAAGTTCTCCTGCAGATTCTCCAGGGCCTCCACGTTGGCATCCATACGCTCTTCCTGAGAGTCGGCCACGAAGACGACTCCGTCCACTCCACGCAGGATCAGCTTGCGGCTGGCATCATAGAAGACCTGTCCGGGAACGGTGTAGAGGTGGATGCGAGTCTTGAAGCCGCGGACCGTCCCCAAATCCAGGGGAAGAAAATCGAAGAAGAGCGTACGCTCTGTTTCGGTGGCCAGCGAAATCATCTTGCCTTTCTGCTGCTCGCCGGTCTTCTCGTAAATGAACTGGAGATTGGTGGTTTTGCCACCCAGGCCGGGGCCGTAGTAGACGATCTTGCAGTTGATTTCCCGGGCTGCAAAGTTAATAAAACTCAAACCCGTGCCTCAATTCGGCTGCACACGCTCAGCCTGTTCCGTCGCGCGTGATCTACAATTGCACTCCAGCAGAGTAATTTTTATATCACAGCCACAAGCACTTAGGTCAGATTGACGGAGTTACTGACGGCCACCCGTATTCAAAGCGACAAGAGCAGTCCCCCAGAAGCTAGCGACCTGGCGGCAGGGGATAATAGCCGTCCTTGGCGTAGACCTTCAGCCCCGCTTGGTCTATCCGTACATCAACCGTGCGATAGCTGCTGCTGGGAGTAGCGCGAGTCATGTAGCCAATCGTGTACTGGTTGCGGGCCTCACGAGTGAGTTCAGCATATGCGCTTTCGATCGCGGGACGCGAAAACTCGGGGAATAACTGTCCCGCGGTGGCGGAGACGTATTTGGGAAGAATATTTGAGGTGCCGAATCGCGGCAGATGTATCTTTTCGACGGTGCGAACACCTGGAATGGCGGCTGCATCCACCGCCACCGCATAAACCGCAATGTTGCGCGAGAGCAGGACTTTCAACACGTCGTTGTAACTGGCCGTGCTCCCCAATTCCTGGCCGTCGCTAATGATGAACACCAGCTTGCGACGTGTCGGATCGCGCTTGCCAAGATCTAAGGCGGCGGCGAGTATGGCATCGTTGAGCACATGTGAGGTGCGCGTCGGCGTATTCGCGACTCCCCTGCTTTGGTCCGCCGGGAGCCCATTGATCGTCGGTCCGGAGTTGATCGGCCCGCCTACGACCGGCACTCCTCCGGTAGCGCCGCGCTCCTGTTTTATCTGCTGCAACACTCCATCGAGTCGCGGGTTGATGGCAGTGAAGTCGGTGGCTTTCCTGACCGTGTTCGAGTAGGTGTATAGGGCAAGCTCATCGAAACTGCTGAATGCGCCCTGCAGTGCCGCAAAAGTCTGGTTGACCTTGCGCAATGCGGTATCCGACATTCCCGTGTCCACAATCACGGCCGCCGATAGCGGAAAAGGATCGCTAGTAAACAACCGGATGGTCTGCTTGACTCCGTCCTCGTAAACTGAAAAATCCCGTTGTACCAGGCCAGGCACCAAATGTCCGGCTTCGTCTTTAACAGTAACCGGTAACACGACGAAATTTACGGACTTGGTAAGCGTAAATAGCTGGTCACGAGAACTGCCTGGGGTGCGAGGCGCCGTACCCGGCGGCACCGTGGTCACATTAGAGGGCGGCGGCGAGGTAGGGGCGTCGTTGGCGGGTGGGGGCGGGGGTGTCGCTGGCTTTGGCTGGGGTTCCTCCGTAGCCGGCGATGATGGAGCGGCGGTTGAGGGCGCAGCGGTTGCGGAGGGCGGTTGCGTGGTGGAAGGCGCATCCGGCAATTGCGAAGACTGCCCTGGTTTCTGCTCAGCTGGTTGAGCCGATTGAGCTTGCAGGGGGACGCCGTAGGCGTAGAAAGAAAGGCAAAGGCTGAGGCCGATCAGCAGGGTGCAACTTCTGTTATGAAGCTGAAGCGCAGTATTCACGATCACTTTCTCACTCGCCTGCAAAGTTTCCTAGCTAGCCGGGCAGAGTTCAAGCATCTAAAATAGCAGAAGCTACCGTAATCATAGCTGACAGCGGGTTCGGGGGACACTCTCCCGCAAGCGTCTGGCACAAGACTGTATTCTTGGAGAATTCTTTGATGTATCGCCGTCAGAATCAGCCGCAGAAATTCGCAGTATACGTATTCGGGGTCTTGGCCGGGATTTTGCTGCTCGTCTCCACCTCGCGCGCACAACAGCCTCCGCAAGACCAGCAATCGCAAAGCCAGCAATCGCAAGACCAGCAATCGCAAGAGGGGCCGGACCGGGCGGTCTCCACGCTCAAGGTAAACGTAGACGTCGTGAACCTGTTTTTCAATGTGAAAGACAAACGCGGCGCCCTGGTCCCCAACCTGACCAAAGACAATTTTCTGCTGAACGAAGACGGCAAGCCGCAAACCATCAAGTATTTCAAGTCTGAAACCGATCTGCCGCTCACTCTAGGAATGCTGATTGATACCAGCGTCAGCCAGGAACGGGTATTACCGATGGAAAAGGAAGTGGGTGGCGCCTTCCTCAACCAGGTGCTCCGCCCAAAGGACCTTGCGTTCGTGATCAGTTTTGACGTGAACGTTGACCTGCTGCAGGACTTCACGAACTCGTCCCACGAGCTGCGTGCCGCAATGGATCGTTCCAGAGT from Terriglobales bacterium encodes the following:
- a CDS encoding VWA domain-containing protein, translated to MYRRQNQPQKFAVYVFGVLAGILLLVSTSRAQQPPQDQQSQSQQSQDQQSQEGPDRAVSTLKVNVDVVNLFFNVKDKRGALVPNLTKDNFLLNEDGKPQTIKYFKSETDLPLTLGMLIDTSVSQERVLPMEKEVGGAFLNQVLRPKDLAFVISFDVNVDLLQDFTNSSHELRAAMDRSRVNAGGGGGIPGLGGGPIPQSNPRGTLLYDAVYLAAHDKLSSEVGRKAMIILTDGEDQGSQLRIRDAVEAAQKADSIVYVLMIADRGFYGGLGYSGDREMKKLAEETGGRVIEVGNKMDKLKQAFDQIASELRSQYSLGYTPTNGKRDGSFRKVEIKEKQGYKVQCRTGYYALAAE
- a CDS encoding putative glycoside hydrolase, which translates into the protein MRKLLPLLAMAAAVLVLPFLFHHFSPAPSVWAYSQPQQSAEAGRPVATAPTNAASSGYSAPFAHVAKRGESLGLLVRTYLPQTSYMTSAELETAIRQANGNLRGYSLKPGQSVVIPGIEPSPVVERSIPVARDFEVRAVYLTGAMASSPKGLRLINRWREMGGNAVVFDIKDSDGTVNIAFNHPLNSPAHRPVIRNLPKLARYFHSLGMHSIARVAIFRDERLVKAHPELAVHSRRSGQPWRENGKLVWTDPSNPQVQQFDIALAHEAALSGVDEVQFDYVRFPAEGEQKDAKFQFQTEHPQWHRSDVIAHFLNDAYSKLHADGVLLSLDVFGIMAWQRPIDLAHTGQDIPAMARYCDVLSPMIYPSHFFGMDGYAHPGDAPEHFIGESMELFQKVTAGTGVVLRPWLQAFAWRTHTYSPEYIVRQVKVAKAKGGTGFLFWNARNDYSKPLRAMPQMTATPGRFFRGDELPGSHRPPAGTATLPATAGLGGGN
- a CDS encoding AAA family ATPase, translated to MRTGLNTALDPTRRSGDAQEFEAFLRRKIVGQNDAIEKVAEIYQMFLAGLNAPGRPVGNLLFLGPTGSGKTRVVEAVAEALFGDPRACIKIDCAEFQHSHEIAKLIGSPPGYLGHRETHPLLTQEALNQWHTEKLKVSLLLFDEIEKASDALWQLLLGILDKATLTLGDNRRVDLSNCMIFMTSNLGAGEMNDLMMGGFGFAQQPRTTDMRLDDKIMRTAQEAARRKFSPEFMNRIDKVVVFKALRPEQLRLILEIELGMVQQRILMATGNNQFVFTCTQRVKDFLLEEGTDLKYGARHLKRAIERNLVFPLANLVATGQVKLGDFVRVDIAEGTMTFVKEAEGAMVPVLLEKYSPETAMPAVARATRSVANRREAGAPSLLDHK
- a CDS encoding ADP-ribosylation factor-like protein, which produces MSFINFAAREINCKIVYYGPGLGGKTTNLQFIYEKTGEQQKGKMISLATETERTLFFDFLPLDLGTVRGFKTRIHLYTVPGQVFYDASRKLILRGVDGVVFVADSQEERMDANVEALENLQENLKEHGYDFNRIPYVLQLNKRDLPNILPVETLKKDLLKKDEPVIEAVAFQGVGVFETLKAVAKQVLTELKQSG
- a CDS encoding M48 family metallopeptidase codes for the protein MKEISRLPRLLARSVLLPILLLALATAAMAPSEPLLHPSGFNLFSKQQDVQLGQQNAAQVKKQMPVLPDSSPVVQYVQQVGRKLVATMPQRSYPYNFHVVQEKDINAFALPGGPIFVNLGTIQAADNEAQLAGVMAHEMSHVYLRHSTNMATKQMPAEILAGLVGNSTLGKLAQLGVGAFFLKYSRNDEAQADANGARIMYNAGYNPVAMANFFKKLEQQGGASAPQFLSDHPNPGNRVAAVSKEIASFPARPFQQNTPQFQQAKQQSMGIKAYTAQEIQARMKKQGGL
- a CDS encoding VWA domain-containing protein — translated: MNTALQLHNRSCTLLIGLSLCLSFYAYGVPLQAQSAQPAEQKPGQSSQLPDAPSTTQPPSATAAPSTAAPSSPATEEPQPKPATPPPPPANDAPTSPPPSNVTTVPPGTAPRTPGSSRDQLFTLTKSVNFVVLPVTVKDEAGHLVPGLVQRDFSVYEDGVKQTIRLFTSDPFPLSAAVIVDTGMSDTALRKVNQTFAALQGAFSSFDELALYTYSNTVRKATDFTAINPRLDGVLQQIKQERGATGGVPVVGGPINSGPTINGLPADQSRGVANTPTRTSHVLNDAILAAALDLGKRDPTRRKLVFIISDGQELGSTASYNDVLKVLLSRNIAVYAVAVDAAAIPGVRTVEKIHLPRFGTSNILPKYVSATAGQLFPEFSRPAIESAYAELTREARNQYTIGYMTRATPSSSYRTVDVRIDQAGLKVYAKDGYYPLPPGR